The Candidatus Arthromitus sp. SFB-mouse-Japan genome includes a region encoding these proteins:
- a CDS encoding spore germination protein: MEEKIKEIISPNVNEINSYLKELLKDNSDVVFREFNVSGKKCLLVCIDGISDKNLTNNFVMETLLDNNSLVNLSEKQLFDILTTSDMKKSSNLRDSIIDLLSGETLLFIEGKSECYIIATRSWPNRGVGEPSGESVIRGSRDGFTETIRSNTALIRRRVRDTRLRIESIKVGVRSKTDTAIVYIDDIVNEDVLTRVKKKLESIDIDAILDSGYIEQLIENDKWSIFPQVQATERPEVVSSAIYEGKVCIIVDNSPFVLITPATFSNLFQTPDDYNLRWIYSTFSRLIRFFALIISLVLPSLYVSVTSFHTSIIPAKLAYSIASSRQGIAFPPIFEAVIMEVFLAFLLEAIVRLPKAIGSTIGIVGGIVIGQAAVSAGLVSPVMIVIVALTIISGFMSPNYEVMLSIRLFRIMYIIISGIFGFYGIILGTFVFLTYLLKMDSFGIPYLSPIVNMRKKDFKDIFVKYPLYLFKDRPKYMDTQDKKRQK; the protein is encoded by the coding sequence ATGGAAGAGAAAATTAAAGAAATAATTTCACCGAATGTAAATGAAATTAATAGTTATCTAAAGGAATTGCTTAAGGATAATTCAGATGTTGTATTTAGAGAATTTAATGTGTCGGGTAAGAAGTGTTTACTTGTTTGTATAGATGGTATATCGGATAAAAACTTAACAAATAATTTTGTAATGGAAACTCTTTTAGATAACAATAGTTTAGTTAATCTAAGTGAAAAACAATTATTCGATATACTAACTACTTCTGATATGAAAAAATCTTCTAATTTAAGAGATTCAATTATCGACTTATTATCTGGAGAAACCCTTCTTTTTATCGAAGGGAAAAGTGAATGTTATATTATTGCAACAAGGTCATGGCCAAATCGTGGTGTAGGGGAACCTTCGGGTGAGTCTGTAATACGAGGATCTAGAGATGGTTTTACAGAAACTATAAGGTCTAATACAGCTCTTATTAGGAGAAGAGTTAGAGATACAAGGCTTAGGATAGAATCTATTAAAGTTGGGGTTAGATCTAAAACTGATACTGCTATTGTTTATATAGATGATATTGTTAATGAAGATGTTTTAACAAGAGTTAAAAAGAAGTTAGAAAGTATAGATATAGATGCAATATTAGATAGTGGATATATTGAACAATTGATTGAGAATGATAAATGGTCTATATTTCCACAGGTTCAAGCAACTGAGAGACCAGAAGTTGTATCATCTGCAATTTATGAAGGTAAGGTTTGTATTATAGTTGATAATTCCCCTTTTGTTCTTATAACGCCAGCAACTTTTTCTAATTTATTTCAAACTCCAGATGATTATAATCTTAGATGGATTTATAGTACATTTTCTAGATTAATAAGATTTTTTGCTCTTATTATATCTTTAGTACTTCCATCATTATATGTTTCGGTGACTAGTTTTCATACGTCTATTATTCCAGCAAAACTTGCCTATTCTATAGCAAGTTCTCGTCAAGGGATTGCATTTCCTCCGATTTTTGAGGCTGTTATAATGGAAGTTTTTTTAGCATTTTTGCTTGAAGCAATTGTTAGATTACCAAAAGCTATAGGATCAACGATTGGTATTGTTGGTGGAATTGTAATAGGTCAGGCAGCTGTAAGTGCGGGTCTTGTTAGTCCTGTTATGATAGTTATTGTTGCTCTAACAATAATAAGTGGGTTTATGTCGCCTAACTACGAGGTTATGCTGTCTATTAGATTATTTAGGATAATGTATATAATAATATCTGGTATTTTTGGATTTTATGGAATAATTTTAGGAACGTTTGTTTTTCTTACATATTTATTGAAAATGGATAGTTTTGGGATTCCTTATTTATCACCAATTGTTAATATGAGAAAAAAGGATTTTAAAGATATATTTGTGAAATATCCTCTTTATTTATTTAAGGATAGGCCTAAGTATATGGATACTCAGGATAAAAAGAGACAGAAATAA
- the ispE gene encoding 4-(cytidine 5'-diphospho)-2-C-methyl-D-erythritol kinase, with amino-acid sequence MKLRSYGKINIFLNILGKRKDGYHDIETLIQRIDLFDDIYLKVDKEFEGVYIEIECDNHQIPIDHRNLCYKACMWFIEKYGLKGKIYIKIHKNIPVCSGLGGGTSNGAEIIKALNYIYKLDIPIDVLCRDSIVLGADFPYCILGGSVLCEGIGEKVTKLKSFEDKIILIIKPDFGFSTKDVYNKFNLYNIKYNINKDMIINYLNNDKFYDVCNNISNILEYSDVENMDVIRDMKYRLINSGAINASMSGSGSAVYGVFDNLYLAQRSYDIFKKEFNEVFLTKTINE; translated from the coding sequence ATGAAACTAAGGAGTTATGGCAAGATTAATATTTTTTTAAATATTTTGGGGAAAAGAAAAGATGGATATCATGATATTGAAACATTGATTCAGAGAATTGATTTGTTTGATGATATATATTTAAAAGTAGATAAAGAGTTTGAAGGAGTATACATAGAAATCGAATGTGATAATCATCAAATACCTATAGATCATAGGAATTTGTGCTATAAAGCTTGTATGTGGTTTATAGAAAAGTATGGTTTGAAGGGGAAAATATATATAAAAATACATAAAAATATACCCGTATGTTCAGGCCTTGGTGGTGGGACAAGTAATGGAGCTGAAATAATAAAAGCCTTAAACTATATATATAAATTAGATATTCCTATAGATGTTTTATGTAGGGATAGTATTGTATTAGGTGCTGATTTTCCTTATTGTATTTTAGGAGGAAGTGTTTTATGTGAGGGTATAGGAGAGAAAGTAACGAAATTAAAATCTTTTGAAGATAAAATAATTTTAATTATAAAACCTGATTTTGGTTTTTCTACTAAAGATGTTTATAATAAATTTAATTTATATAATATAAAATATAATATAAACAAGGATATGATCATTAATTATTTGAATAATGATAAGTTCTACGATGTTTGTAATAATATTTCAAATATATTGGAATATTCGGATGTAGAGAATATGGATGTTATACGAGATATGAAATATAGATTAATAAATAGTGGTGCCATTAATGCTTCTATGAGTGGTAGCGGGTCAGCAGTATATGGAGTTTTTGATAATTTATATTTAGCTCAACGCTCGTATGATATATTTAAAAAAGAATTTAATGAAGTATTTTTAACAAAAACTATTAATGAGTAG
- the cphA gene encoding cyanophycin synthetase encodes MKILNYRAYEGKNIYSHRKVVRMDVDLQGYCETPSKCIDGFNDKLIELLPEIWEHRCGIDEDHGFVKRLREGTYLAHVCEHTIIALHSRVGLEIAYGKAREIKGDLYYVVFEYIYKKTALAIARLAIDLINSLISKKYIDLQSRIRDIKNILEYENLGPSALALCEAAKKQGIPIIRFDDDSMFQFGYGRYSKMIQATIDSNTSSISVDIASDKVLTKKLLEMQFLPVAKGDKINSQLELLIEAEAIGYPVVLKPRYGYQGKGVYLNIKNEKQLIEAYNKIKSKYKDIMVEQYIEGYDYRVCVVDGDVIAVSRRNPPMVKGDGVSTIKELIEILNSDESRGDGHEKPLTKIKIDNELIFCISKSGYSLDSVLEDGKELVLRENSNLSTGGTSEDCTDKICKENIDICIRASKAIGLNICGIDLCCMDVSKPLYDNGVIVEVNAAPGIRMHHYPSEGTPRDVANVIVSALFKNSPKSIPLIAITGTNGKTTTTRIVAHTLRGLGYTVGMTTTSGVFLNDQCIVKGDMTGFFSARSILLNKDVDVAVLETARGGIIRNGLAYDLADVGVITNISDDHLGIDGVNTLEELAHVKSLVIEAVKPDGYSIINGDDDMCRKISSRAKGNLIVFSKDKDNEFLRENLDKGNYGIYISNNSIYVEKNRRIFHIADLRDIPITFNGALTHNIENVLTATASLVGLEIDYCIISKGLKSFQCDDKHNKGRFNQFDVRGVKVILDYAHNIQGFNAIFSSIKNMGYSKVTGVIGIPGDRNDSVGFEIGKLCSKYLSFSYIKEDSDKRGRQENEVANIIRQGFGNNSNFKIILDEGEALSEAIDNAKQGDLIVAFYEDYDKLYKVILDKQNITPKKGLA; translated from the coding sequence ATGAAAATTTTAAATTACAGAGCTTATGAGGGTAAAAATATTTATTCTCATAGAAAAGTGGTCAGAATGGATGTAGATTTACAAGGATATTGCGAAACACCTAGTAAGTGCATAGATGGATTCAATGATAAATTGATAGAGTTATTGCCGGAAATTTGGGAGCATAGATGTGGAATAGATGAGGACCATGGGTTTGTAAAGAGATTGAGAGAAGGAACTTATTTGGCTCACGTATGTGAGCATACTATTATTGCGTTACATAGTAGAGTTGGATTAGAAATAGCTTATGGTAAGGCTAGGGAGATAAAAGGAGATCTTTATTATGTTGTTTTTGAATACATTTACAAGAAAACGGCATTAGCTATAGCCAGGCTCGCCATAGATTTGATAAATTCTTTGATATCGAAGAAATATATAGATTTACAATCAAGGATAAGAGATATTAAAAATATATTAGAATATGAAAATTTAGGACCAAGTGCTTTGGCTCTTTGTGAAGCTGCAAAAAAACAGGGCATACCTATTATAAGATTTGATGATGATTCAATGTTTCAGTTTGGATATGGAAGATATAGTAAGATGATTCAAGCGACAATAGATTCAAATACAAGTTCTATTAGTGTGGATATTGCAAGTGATAAAGTTTTAACTAAAAAACTTTTAGAGATGCAGTTTTTACCTGTGGCAAAAGGAGATAAGATCAATAGCCAATTAGAATTATTGATAGAAGCTGAGGCTATAGGATATCCAGTTGTTCTTAAGCCAAGATATGGATATCAGGGTAAAGGAGTATATTTAAACATTAAAAATGAAAAACAGTTAATAGAAGCTTATAATAAAATTAAGTCAAAATATAAGGATATTATGGTTGAACAATATATTGAAGGATATGATTATAGAGTTTGTGTTGTGGATGGAGATGTTATTGCAGTATCTAGGAGGAATCCACCTATGGTTAAAGGAGATGGAGTCTCTACTATTAAGGAATTAATAGAAATTCTGAATTCTGATGAATCTAGAGGGGATGGGCATGAGAAACCACTTACTAAAATTAAGATAGATAATGAGCTGATTTTTTGTATATCTAAAAGTGGATATAGTTTAGATAGTGTTTTAGAGGATGGTAAGGAGTTGGTATTAAGGGAGAATTCAAATTTATCTACTGGAGGTACTTCAGAAGATTGTACAGATAAAATTTGTAAAGAAAATATTGATATTTGTATTAGAGCCTCTAAGGCTATAGGACTTAATATTTGTGGTATAGATCTTTGCTGTATGGATGTTTCAAAGCCTTTATATGATAATGGAGTTATAGTTGAGGTTAATGCAGCTCCTGGTATTAGAATGCACCATTATCCAAGTGAGGGAACACCAAGGGATGTAGCTAATGTTATTGTTTCTGCGTTATTTAAGAATTCTCCTAAGAGTATACCATTGATTGCGATAACAGGAACTAATGGTAAGACAACTACAACTAGGATTGTAGCTCATACATTGAGAGGACTTGGTTATACTGTTGGTATGACTACGACTAGTGGAGTGTTTTTAAATGATCAATGTATAGTTAAAGGAGATATGACTGGTTTTTTTAGTGCGAGGAGTATATTATTAAACAAAGATGTTGATGTGGCTGTGTTAGAAACTGCTCGTGGAGGAATTATAAGAAATGGTTTGGCTTATGATTTAGCTGACGTTGGAGTAATTACAAATATAAGTGATGATCATTTGGGTATCGATGGTGTTAACACTTTAGAGGAATTAGCACATGTAAAGTCTTTAGTTATAGAAGCAGTTAAACCTGATGGATATTCAATAATAAACGGTGATGATGATATGTGTAGGAAGATATCGTCTAGAGCAAAAGGTAATTTGATAGTATTTTCTAAGGATAAAGATAATGAGTTTTTAAGAGAAAATTTAGATAAGGGAAACTATGGAATATATATATCTAATAATTCTATTTATGTAGAGAAAAATAGAAGGATATTTCATATTGCTGATTTAAGAGATATACCTATTACCTTTAATGGGGCTCTTACTCATAATATAGAAAATGTTCTTACAGCAACTGCATCTTTAGTGGGACTTGAAATAGATTATTGCATAATATCTAAAGGGCTTAAGAGTTTTCAGTGTGATGATAAACATAATAAAGGAAGATTTAATCAGTTTGATGTTAGAGGAGTAAAAGTAATTTTAGATTATGCTCACAATATTCAAGGGTTTAATGCTATTTTTAGTAGTATAAAGAATATGGGGTATAGTAAAGTAACTGGTGTTATAGGAATACCAGGAGATAGGAATGATAGTGTTGGATTTGAAATTGGAAAACTTTGTTCTAAATATTTAAGTTTTAGTTATATAAAAGAAGATAGCGATAAACGAGGAAGACAAGAGAATGAGGTTGCAAATATTATTAGACAAGGTTTTGGGAATAACAGTAATTTTAAAATAATACTCGATGAGGGAGAAGCTTTGAGTGAGGCTATTGATAATGCTAAGCAGGGTGATTTAATAGTAGCTTTTTATGAGGATTATGATAAGTTGTATAAGGTGATTTTAGATAAACAGAATATAACTCCTAAAAAGGGATTAGCTTAA
- a CDS encoding cyanophycinase, whose amino-acid sequence MSYGIKGELIIIGGAEDKSGSREILRRVANMIDKEKDTMIVSTLASDLGREVGYDYKNLFHELGVKNIEILDISSRDQCDNRDLLDMVKKASLIFFTGGNQLKITSLVGGTPLYEEMRKFHDNGGIFAGTSAGASVMSETMIVRGPDEESPRKNNLSKCPGFGFMQGVMIDQHFAQRGRIGRLLGAIAENPSVLGIGIDEDTAIVVNKKEGYFSVIGSGAVYIIDGRYLTYSSLLEQENEVPLSLFNVKMHVLKSGNCFDLNRKQPLEEERVK is encoded by the coding sequence ATGAGTTATGGTATTAAGGGTGAACTTATAATTATTGGTGGAGCGGAAGACAAGAGTGGAAGCAGAGAAATATTAAGAAGAGTTGCGAATATGATTGATAAAGAAAAAGATACTATGATAGTTTCTACATTAGCTTCTGATTTAGGTAGAGAAGTTGGATATGATTATAAAAATTTATTTCATGAACTTGGAGTTAAAAATATTGAAATTTTAGATATTTCCTCTCGAGATCAATGTGATAATCGAGATTTATTAGATATGGTAAAAAAAGCCTCATTAATATTTTTTACGGGTGGTAATCAGCTCAAAATAACTAGTTTGGTAGGGGGTACACCTCTATATGAAGAAATGAGGAAATTTCATGATAATGGAGGTATATTTGCAGGTACTTCCGCGGGGGCATCGGTTATGAGTGAGACTATGATTGTTAGAGGACCTGATGAAGAGTCGCCAAGAAAGAATAATTTATCTAAATGTCCAGGATTTGGATTTATGCAAGGAGTTATGATAGATCAACATTTTGCCCAAAGAGGAAGAATAGGAAGACTACTAGGTGCTATTGCAGAAAATCCAAGTGTTCTAGGTATTGGTATAGATGAAGATACGGCAATAGTAGTGAATAAGAAAGAAGGTTATTTTAGTGTTATAGGTTCTGGAGCTGTTTATATAATAGATGGTAGATATTTAACTTATAGTAGTTTGTTAGAGCAAGAAAATGAAGTTCCTTTGAGTTTATTCAATGTTAAAATGCATGTTTTAAAAAGTGGAAATTGTTTTGATTTAAATAGAAAGCAACCACTTGAGGAGGAAAGAGTAAAATAA
- a CDS encoding DUF3794 and LysM peptidoglycan-binding domain-containing protein, whose product MEEINLVKQKISYECKNIEGHNDFVVKGEYLIPDTHPDVDKILMIDVKPKIINTEAFMDKIFVEGELIYSIVYVAVDDGKNNTYNVSYSDKFNLYIESFGMRKENLYNIKVDISDKKSLLLNERKISIEAHLKFSSNSNEILDIDIMNDLEDQDDIQLLMKDLEICELKGTFTEELMNETSINVPLDKGAIGKVLICDSYIYKTECKLLDNKITYNAYCKVKVLYKEVNSDNLNYLEQDIYLTKDCDVDDIDSSMIPVHNWDIIGFEYMIDEDESGESRVINSYINIRCNLKVLSKNILSIIDDAYSKNSLVNLVKNTYKINNVEAYGNIDTIIKDNINVEDVPVSIIYTTGRCSILNKKILEGKLVIEGVINAEIIYKNSDGEFLNVKQAFPFNTNFENENIKIDMDSVFNENLENIEAFIEAKTIGIKAVVNIRVYINSEIKKDILVDMYKTQEEIPVKDCSVIIYIVGEEDTLWGIAKKYCVSIEDICRINNLDQEDEIAGYKLLIPSKAIF is encoded by the coding sequence GTGGAAGAGATAAATTTAGTAAAACAAAAAATTAGTTATGAATGTAAAAATATAGAGGGACATAATGATTTTGTAGTTAAAGGTGAATATTTAATTCCAGATACTCATCCAGATGTAGATAAAATATTAATGATAGATGTAAAACCTAAGATTATTAATACTGAAGCATTTATGGATAAGATATTTGTAGAGGGAGAGTTAATATACAGCATTGTTTATGTTGCAGTAGATGATGGGAAAAATAATACATACAATGTTTCTTATTCTGATAAATTTAACCTATATATTGAAAGTTTTGGGATGAGAAAAGAAAATTTATATAATATTAAAGTAGATATTTCGGATAAAAAATCATTGTTGTTAAATGAGAGGAAAATTAGTATAGAGGCACATTTGAAATTTAGTTCGAATTCAAATGAAATATTGGATATAGATATTATGAATGATCTTGAGGATCAAGATGATATACAGCTTTTAATGAAAGATTTGGAGATATGTGAACTAAAAGGTACATTTACTGAGGAATTAATGAATGAAACATCAATAAATGTACCTTTAGATAAAGGTGCTATTGGAAAGGTATTAATATGCGATTCATATATATATAAAACAGAGTGTAAATTATTGGATAATAAGATAACATATAATGCTTATTGTAAAGTGAAGGTATTGTATAAAGAAGTTAATTCTGATAATTTAAATTATTTAGAGCAGGATATATATTTAACTAAAGATTGTGATGTGGATGATATAGATTCTAGTATGATCCCAGTACATAATTGGGATATAATTGGATTTGAATATATGATAGATGAAGATGAGTCTGGAGAAAGTAGAGTTATAAATAGTTATATTAACATAAGATGTAATCTTAAAGTTTTAAGTAAGAACATATTGTCTATAATAGATGATGCTTATAGTAAAAATTCTTTAGTTAATTTAGTTAAAAATACTTATAAAATTAATAATGTAGAGGCATATGGCAATATAGATACAATAATTAAGGATAATATAAACGTAGAAGATGTACCGGTTTCTATAATTTATACTACCGGTAGGTGTAGCATATTAAATAAAAAAATCTTAGAGGGTAAGCTTGTAATAGAAGGTGTTATTAATGCTGAAATTATATATAAAAATAGTGATGGAGAATTCTTAAATGTAAAACAAGCATTTCCATTTAACACTAATTTTGAGAATGAAAATATTAAAATAGATATGGATTCAGTATTTAATGAGAATTTAGAAAATATTGAAGCGTTTATTGAAGCTAAGACTATAGGTATAAAAGCGGTTGTAAATATAAGAGTTTATATTAATTCTGAAATTAAAAAAGATATATTGGTTGATATGTATAAAACTCAGGAAGAAATTCCTGTTAAAGATTGTAGTGTTATAATATATATTGTAGGAGAAGAAGATACTCTTTGGGGTATAGCTAAGAAATATTGTGTTTCAATAGAAGATATATGTAGGATTAATAATTTGGATCAAGAAGATGAAATAGCTGGGTATAAATTATTAATACCATCTAAAGCTATATTTTAA
- a CDS encoding Veg family protein — protein MDGFKTLASIKKDIEDHVGHKVTLKASGGRRKVFINEGTIEKTYHSIFLIRLKNDTQRIVTYSYSDVLTNTVQIVYAS, from the coding sequence TTGGATGGTTTTAAGACACTAGCATCCATAAAAAAGGACATAGAGGATCACGTTGGTCATAAAGTAACATTAAAAGCTAGCGGAGGAAGAAGAAAGGTCTTTATAAATGAGGGTACTATAGAAAAAACATATCATAGTATTTTTTTAATAAGATTAAAGAATGACACCCAACGAATAGTAACATATAGTTATTCTGATGTATTAACTAATACTGTTCAGATAGTTTATGCTAGTTAG
- the yabG gene encoding sporulation peptidase YabG, producing the protein MKIGDIVVRKSYDKDIKFKIADIKDINGEVIFILKGKSIRIIADALKDDLEIVDNKYDDNLSQLVKGKLKQALSNNKNLDCRFSDKNYRNDIKNDENRSFKANKKKGLTFGKSGKILHVDGDLEYLNKCIEVYEELFVNVYGECVDESKQPDVILDLVSFYKPDIVVLTGHDSMSKNIVDYMDLNCYKNSKYFMESVCKLRSYEKNLDDLVIFAGACQSCYEALIGAGANFATSPGRVLVHCLDPVLVCSKIFNTSIDKTIKISDVISETITGFNGIGGIQTRGKYREGFPKSFYM; encoded by the coding sequence ATGAAAATAGGAGATATAGTAGTTAGAAAATCTTATGATAAGGATATAAAATTTAAGATAGCAGATATTAAAGATATTAATGGAGAAGTTATTTTTATACTAAAGGGAAAAAGTATAAGGATTATAGCCGATGCTTTAAAGGATGACTTAGAGATTGTAGATAACAAATATGATGACAATTTATCTCAATTAGTCAAAGGTAAACTTAAACAGGCATTGAGTAATAATAAAAATTTAGATTGCAGATTTAGTGATAAAAATTATCGTAATGATATAAAAAATGATGAAAATAGAAGTTTTAAGGCAAATAAAAAAAAAGGTCTTACATTTGGGAAAAGTGGTAAGATATTACACGTAGATGGAGATCTTGAATATTTAAATAAATGTATAGAAGTTTATGAGGAACTTTTTGTCAATGTATATGGTGAATGTGTGGATGAAAGTAAACAACCTGATGTTATATTAGATTTAGTAAGTTTTTATAAACCAGATATTGTGGTTTTAACAGGGCATGATAGTATGAGTAAGAATATAGTTGATTATATGGATTTGAACTGTTATAAAAATTCTAAATATTTTATGGAAAGCGTTTGTAAATTACGTTCTTATGAAAAAAATTTGGATGATTTAGTTATATTTGCAGGTGCTTGTCAGAGTTGTTATGAAGCTTTAATTGGAGCCGGTGCTAATTTTGCGACTTCTCCTGGTAGAGTTTTAGTGCATTGCTTGGATCCGGTTCTTGTGTGTTCAAAAATTTTTAATACATCTATTGATAAAACAATCAAGATAAGTGATGTTATTAGTGAGACTATAACTGGATTTAATGGTATTGGAGGAATACAGACAAGAGGAAAATATAGGGAGGGGTTTCCTAAATCTTTCTATATGTGA
- the fabI gene encoding enoyl-ACP reductase FabI gives MELNLNNKNIVIMGVANNFSIAWHIAKSLNNANSNIIFTYVNDRFRDNIEKLSKSLNDNYLIVECDVTDDESIRNCFKVISEKVGVIHGIVHSIAFANKNELKGEYLNTTRDGFLLAQNVSSYSLTGVIKEAEQYMTEGGSIVTLTYYGSEKVVPNYNVMGVAKASLDMSVKYLANDLGRKNIRVNAISAGPIKTLSAKGVSDFNLILDEIEKQSPLRRLTDPSEVGDTALFLMSDLSRGITGEIIHVDSGFNILGGRNTI, from the coding sequence ATGGAGTTAAATTTAAATAATAAAAATATAGTCATTATGGGAGTTGCGAATAATTTTAGTATAGCTTGGCATATAGCTAAATCTCTTAATAATGCAAATTCTAATATAATATTTACATATGTTAATGATAGATTTAGAGATAATATAGAAAAATTATCTAAATCACTTAATGATAACTATTTAATAGTTGAATGTGATGTGACAGATGATGAAAGTATACGTAATTGTTTTAAAGTTATATCGGAAAAGGTTGGAGTAATACACGGCATAGTTCACTCTATAGCATTTGCAAATAAGAATGAATTAAAAGGGGAGTATTTAAATACAACTAGAGATGGGTTTTTATTGGCTCAAAATGTAAGTTCTTATTCATTGACAGGTGTTATAAAAGAGGCTGAGCAGTATATGACTGAGGGAGGTAGTATAGTTACTCTTACATATTATGGAAGTGAAAAAGTTGTTCCGAATTACAATGTTATGGGTGTAGCTAAGGCTTCGCTTGATATGAGTGTTAAGTATTTAGCTAATGATTTAGGACGTAAAAATATAAGAGTCAATGCTATTTCGGCAGGGCCTATAAAAACGTTATCGGCTAAGGGAGTGTCTGATTTTAATTTAATATTAGATGAAATAGAGAAACAGTCTCCACTTCGACGTTTAACTGATCCATCAGAGGTTGGTGATACAGCACTATTTTTGATGAGTGATTTATCAAGGGGTATAACTGGGGAAATAATACATGTAGATTCAGGATTTAATATTTTAGGTGGAAGAAATACTATATAA
- a CDS encoding CotS family spore coat protein encodes MMREFEIERQFDLKIEKIKPNRGIYFLKTNKGEMCLKKVSYGIQKLVFIYGAKEHLIKNGFENIDRFYLNIEGNPYAIVNEDIYTLSNWIDGRECDFLNIDDVNNSAKVLANLHISSKGYDPPEHSKLKSDLDRWPSIMDKRIRSFDKMRDLVRKKGLKNDVDMIYIKNYEFYKDIAKKAYNIFEKSNYYDICREIENEKSFCHHDYTHHNIVIDKHDNINILDFDYCKREVRSYDIANYIIRVLKKNNWDINICKSIIESYNSNLELRYEDIFLIYGFLLFPQRFWRVCNRYFYNDVLIRQNVFLSQLEKLVNERESYMNFIDNFEREFLIKVN; translated from the coding sequence ATGATGAGAGAATTTGAAATAGAGAGACAATTTGATTTAAAAATAGAGAAAATTAAACCTAATAGAGGAATCTATTTTTTGAAGACCAATAAGGGAGAAATGTGTTTAAAAAAGGTATCTTATGGAATACAAAAATTAGTTTTTATATATGGAGCAAAGGAACATTTAATAAAGAATGGATTTGAAAATATAGATAGATTTTATTTGAACATAGAGGGAAATCCATATGCTATAGTAAATGAAGATATCTATACATTATCGAATTGGATAGATGGGCGAGAATGTGATTTTTTAAATATTGATGATGTTAATAATTCAGCAAAAGTTCTTGCGAATCTTCATATATCATCTAAAGGATATGATCCACCTGAGCATTCAAAACTTAAAAGTGATTTGGATAGATGGCCAAGTATTATGGATAAGAGGATAAGATCATTTGATAAGATGAGAGATTTAGTTAGAAAAAAGGGTTTAAAGAACGATGTAGATATGATATATATTAAAAATTATGAGTTTTATAAAGATATAGCTAAAAAGGCGTATAATATTTTTGAAAAATCTAATTATTATGATATTTGCAGAGAAATTGAGAATGAGAAGAGTTTTTGTCATCATGATTATACACATCATAATATAGTGATAGACAAACATGATAATATAAATATTTTAGATTTTGATTATTGTAAAAGAGAAGTAAGAAGCTATGATATAGCGAATTATATAATAAGAGTTTTAAAAAAGAATAATTGGGATATAAATATCTGCAAGAGTATAATTGAGAGTTATAATAGTAATTTAGAATTAAGATATGAAGATATATTTTTAATATATGGTTTTTTGTTATTTCCTCAAAGGTTTTGGAGGGTTTGCAACAGATATTTTTATAATGATGTATTAATAAGGCAAAATGTATTTTTAAGTCAGTTAGAAAAGTTAGTAAATGAACGCGAAAGTTATATGAATTTTATAGATAATTTTGAGAGGGAGTTTTTAATAAAAGTAAATTAA